One region of Vespula vulgaris chromosome 9, iyVesVulg1.1, whole genome shotgun sequence genomic DNA includes:
- the LOC127066100 gene encoding talin-1 isoform X3 has product MLDVYYCGHRVQQTKVTSVLSEPQRALLSTITAGHEVINIAETELSCKAQLPELGTDPASLKWIEQTIDTHKQNVGSQIAAMNAATAQVVTLTSGPADDVDHTAVGAAITTIATNLPEMTKGVRMIAALMEDESSGERLLDAARKLCSAFSDLLKATEPETKEPRQNLLNAASRVGEASHQVLTTIGEENDSNRELQDMLLALAKAVANTTAALVLKAKNIAATCEDSATQNRVISAATQCALATSQLVACAKVVAPTLHSPACQTQLMNAVREVTKAVEGLVEVCNETCNDENLLKELSTAASEVSRTLNDLLNHIKTATRGERAKESIQEGAVETILVATDKLFASTGDAGEMVRQARVVGQATAQLIQSIKGEAEKQTDPEQQRRLLAAAKILADATAKMVEAARQCTSSPHDAKMQDQLRQAAEELRTATTVAATPALRRKLIVRLEACAKQAASTATQCIAASSGAVHHNTNHASQEELNVECRLMAQHIPHLVAGVKGTQAQPDNPTAQLNLINAAEQFLQPGTAVIKAARAVLPTVTDQASAMQLNNTSQQLGSSLADLRSAVTRAREACGGLELDAAEELINSLKDELKEFYQAVEAASLRPLPEETMESTALRLGSTSKNVGYAMAQLLSAAKQGNENYTGSAARETASALKDLTYAVRGVAATSNQPETQKKVLMTADDVILRSLHLVQEARRALKNPDNPENEANLAAVAKDVSHSLNKCVSCLPGQRDVDDAIRTIDDMSQVLNMNEFPHTDKNYGQLQNDLNNAAANLNDASSNVVSSVRSPVQLASSSKQFSNAFGDLLGVGMEMASQTTVETRSQMVVSLKNVSMTSSKLLTTAKSVAADPSAPNAKNQLSAAARAVTDSINYLVDVCTSAAPGQNECDNAIRNIQSMASLLDNPSEPISDASYFECLEIVMEKSKSLGDGMTGIANHAKKSEHEQFSVAVRGVSSSICGLIEAAAQAAYLVGVSDPTSVAGKPGLVDQAQFLRAAQAIHTGCQSLGNPTSTQQQVLSAATMIAKHTSALCNACRQASSKTSNPVAKRHFVQSAKDVANSTASLVKEIKALDQNYSEINREKCAEATKPLLEAVDNLCTFASSPEFASQPAKISVAARAAQEPITSAGKAIIGGSCAMVQVAKSLAISPKDPPTWQLLANNSKNVSDSIKSLVASIRDKAPGQKECEAAIEKLSARIRELDTASLSAVSQALVPRRDNTVQGFTDQMESSASELREKLEPLRNAAKYEAENVGHSVNQVALYCEPLVSCAIGAASNMVHSKQQMVLLDQTKTVAESALQLIYVTKESGGNPNATSLHAEVDETVESMKDALHELQNTLETISTSNGIVTGLIDTISRAMVRLEDHRMSTIDTVDSYVDYQTRMVEAAKEIARLAQEMSTKSSTDVARLGPLAVDISHKYTQLARDTSGASAAASNADVSTRLRTGVQELGQTCIDIVRAAGTCQMSLGDVYTQREVAEHSKIVTEKVSQVLAALQAGSRGTQACINAASTVSGIIGDLDTTIMFATAGTLHAENEGDTFADHRENILKTAKALVEDTKTLVAGAASSQEQLAVAAQNAVSTIVQLAEVVKYGAASLGSQNPEAQVMLINAVKDVASALGDLIHATKAASGKPINDPSMAHLKDSAKVMVTNVTSLLKTVKAVEDEHTRGTRALESTIEAIAQEIRALSTSEGQRSNVTPEELVRCTKSITISTAKAVAAGNSCKQDDIIAAANMGRKSISDMLMICKGAAYNCAETAELRDRTLQAGHDVAMNYRELLQAILQIASRSGDAKHTLPPISRKIAQSVTELVAVAELLKGNDWVDPDDPTVIAENELLGAAASIDAAAKKLASLRPRRSIQEANEDMNFDDMILEAAKSIAAATSALIKAASAAQRELIATGKVSRTPLTSSDDGQWSEGLISAARMVAAATHSLVESANALVQGVSSEEKLISSAKQVASSTAQLLVACKVKADPDSDSTKRLQAAGNAVKRATDNLVRAAQQAIQQEEDRSLILNRRMVGGIAQEINARSEVLRIERELEEARGRLTAIRQAKYKGSSLSYIQEREMSYEKCTRTFDKNYVVQM; this is encoded by the exons atgctAGACGTCTACTATTGCGGACACAGA gTGCAACAAACAAAAGTTACATCCGTCCTGTCGGAACCACAGCGTGCCTTACTTTCGACGATAACAGCCGGTCACGAGGTGATCAATATCGCAGAAACGGAACTCTCTTGCAAAGCACAATTACCGGAACTCGGTACCGATCCAGCATCCCTAAAATGGATCGAACAGACCATAGATACGCACAAACAAAATGTTGGCTCTCAGATAGCAGCGATGAACGCAGCTACGGCACAAGTAGTAACGTTGACTTCGGGCCCAGCGGATGACGTCGATCATACGGCCGTAGGTGCAGCGATAACAACCATAGCCACGAATCTTCCTGAAATGACAAAAGGTGTTAGAATGATAGCAGCTTTGATGGAGGATGAATCATCTGGAGAACGTTTACTCGATGCAGCTAGAAAATTGTGTTCCGCTTTCTCAGATCTACTGAAAGCGACGGAACCAGAAACTAAAGAG CCAAGGCAGAACTTGTTGAACGCTGCATCACGGGTTGGCGAAGCGTCGCATCAAGTATTGACAACGATCGGCGAGGAAAACGATTCAAATCGAGAATTACAGGATATGTTGCTCGCATTAGCGAAAGCTGTAGCGAACACGACTGCCGCGTTGGTATTAAAAGCGAAAAACATAGCGGCTACCTGCGAGGATTCGGCTACGCAGAACAGAGTAATATCAGCGGCCACGCAATGTGCGTTAGCTACGTCCCAATTGGTAGCTTGTGCGAAAGTGGTAGCACCGACTTTGCACTCGCCCGCTTGTCAAACGCAGTTGATGAACGCCGTGAGAGAGGTAACGAAAGCTGTCGAGGGTTTGGTCGAGGTCTGTAACGAGACCTGTAACGATGAAAACTTATTGAAAGAATTGAGTACGGCAGCGAGCGAAGTCAGCAGAACGTTGAACGATCTTTTGAATCATATTAAAACAGCTACCAGAGGCGAACGTGCAAAGGAATCTATTCAAGAGGGTGCGGTCGAAACGATTCTCGTAGCGACGGATAAACTTTTCGCTAGTACGGGAGACGCCGGTGAAATGGTCAGACAGGCTAGAGTAGTTGGACAAGCTACAGCGCAATTGATTCAAAGTATCAAAGGTGAAGCTGAGAAACAGACCGATCCGGAACAACAGCGACGTCTCTTAGCAGCCGCTAAGATATTGGCCGATGCTACAGCGAAAATGGTAGAAGCCGCTAGACAATGTACGAGCAGCCCGCACGACGCTAAGATGCAAGATCAGCTTAGACAAGCTGCCGAGGAATTAAGAACGGCTACAACGGTAGCCGCTACTCCGGCATTGCGTAGAAAATTGATCGTACGTTTGGAGGCTTGCGCGAAACAAGCCGCATCCACGGCAACTCAATGCATCGCTGCTTCTTCCGGTGCTGTACACCACAACACGAATCACGCGAGTCAGGAGGAATTGAACGTAGAGTGTAGATTGATGGCTCAACACATACCGCATTTAGTCGCTGGAGTAAAAGGGACCCAGGCTCAACCGGACAATCCTACCGCACAACTTAATCTGATTAATGCCGCGGAACAATTTTTACAACCGGGCACTGCCGTAATCAAAGCTGCCAGGGCTGTTTTGCCTACAGTAACCGATCAGGCATCAGCAATGCAACTGAATAATACGTCTCAACAACTTGGTTCCTCGTTGGCCGATTTAAGATCGGCCGTAACACGAGCTAGAGAAGCTTGCGGTGGATTAGAATTAGATGCTGCCGAAGAATTAATTAACAGTTTAAAGGACGAATTGAAAGAATTCTATCAAGCTGTAGAAGCTGCCTCTTTGAGGCCATTGCCCGAGGAAACTATGGAATCTACGGCTTTACGACTTGGCTCGACATCCAAGAATGTTGGATATGCTATGGCACAATTGCTGTCAGCTGCTAAACaaggaaacgaaaattatACCGGAAGTGCCGCTAGAGAAACTGCGTCGGCACTTAAAGATCTTACGTATGCTGTACGCGGTGTCGCCGCTACGTCTAATCAACCAGAGACGCAAAAGAAAGTGTTGATGACCGCCGACGACGTAATTCTCCGATCTCTACATCTTGTCCAAGAGGCCAGGCGAGCATTGAAGAATCCAGACAACCCAGAAAATGAAGCGAACTTAGCTGCCGTCGCCAAAGACGTATCGCACTCCTTGAACAAATGTGTCTCTTGTCTGCCTGGTCAGAGAGACGTGGACGATGCTATTCGCACGATAGACGACATGAGTCAAGTTCTTAATATGAATGAGTTCCCGCACACCGATAAGAATTATGG acaATTGCAGAATGACCTCAACAATGCGGCTGCCAACTTGAACGACGCCTCTTCGAACGTCGTCTCTTCGGTTCGTTCACCTGTACAATTGGCAAGTTCTTCCAAACAATTTTCAAATGCTTTCGGAGATCTATTAGGCGTTGGTATGGAAATGGCAAGTCAAACCACCGTAGAAACCAGAAGTCAAATGGtggtttctttgaaaaatgttaGCATGACGTCCAGTAAGCTTCTCACAACAGCCAAGTCAGTAGCCGCCGATCCTAGCGCGCCGAATGCCAAGAATCAACTTTCTGCTGCTGCACGAGCAGTGACAGATTCAATAAATTACTTAGTCGATGTTTGTACATCAGCAGCACCAGGACAAAATGAATGCGATAACGCTATAAGAAACATTCAATCGATGGCATCTCTTTTGGATAATCCTAGCGAACCTATATCCGATGCGTCGTACTTCGAGTGTTTGGAAATTGTTATGGAGAAGAGTAAAAGTCTCGGAGATGGTATGACGGGTATCGCGAATCATGCAAAGAAATCGGAACACGAACAGTTTTCGGTAGCCGTTAGAGGAGTCTCATCATCGATTTGCGGATTAATTGAAGCCGCTGCTCAAGCGGCGTATTTGGTAGGTGTTAGCGATCCTACATCGGTAGCTGGAAAACCTGGCCTCGTAGATCAAGCACAATTCCTGAGAGCCGCTCAAGCGATTCACACTGGTTGTCAGAGTCTTGGTAATCCAACGAGTACTCAACAGCAGGTATTATCGGCGGCTACGATGATAGCCAAACATACCAGTGCATTGTGCAATGCTTGCCGTCAAGCATCTAGTAAAACCAGTAATCCAGTTGCCAAACGTCACTTCGTACAATCGGCAAAGGACGTAGCGAATTCAACCGCTTCCttggtaaaagaaataaaggcaCTCGATCAGAACTATTCCGAGATAAATCGTGAGAAATGTGCGGAAGCGACGAAGCCCCTTTTGGAGGCTGTCGACAATCTTTGCACGTTCGCGAGTTCCCCGGAATTCGCTAGTCAACCGGCTAAAATATCCGTCGCGGCTAGGGCAGCTCAGGAGCCTATAACGAGCGCTGGGAAAGCTATCATCGGTGGTTCCTGCGCGATGGTACAAGTTGCGAAAAGTTTGGCCATATCGCCGAAAGATCCGCCAACCTGGCAACTGTTAGCCAACAACAGCAAAAACGTAAGCGACTCGATCAAGTCGTTGGTCGCATCGATACGTGACAAAGCGCCAGGACAAAAGGAATGCGAGGCCGCGATAGAAAAGCTTTCAGCTAGAATCCGTGAACTGGATACGGCCTCTCTCAGTGCCGTTTCACAGGCCCTTGTACCAAGACGCGATAACACTGTACAAGGTTTCACCGACCAAATGGAGAGTAGCGCGAGCGAATTGCGAGAGAAATTGGAACCGTTGCGTAACGCTGCGAAATACGAAGCCGAAAATGTCGGACATTCCGTTAATCAAGTTGCATTGTACTGCGAGCCCTTGGTATCATGCGCCATTGGTGCCGCATCTAACATGGTACATTCGAAACAACAAATGGTATTGCTCGATCAGACCAAGACGGTAGCAGAATCAGCTTTACAATTGATATACGTTACCAAAGAATCGGGTGGAAATCCTAACGCAACATCTCTTCACGCGGAAGTGGACGAAACCGTCGAATCCATGAAAGACGCGTTACACGAGTTACAAAACACATTGGAAACAATATCAACGTCTAACGGAATTGTTACAGGCTTGATCGATACCATCTCACGAGCTATGGTCAGGCTAGAGGATCATAGAATGTCTACGATCGATACGGTCGACTCTTATGTCGATTATCAAACGAGGATGGTCGAGGCGGCTAAAGAAATCGCAAGACTCGCACAGGAAATG TCGACGAAATCTAGTACGGACGTGGCCAGATTGGGACCGCTTGCAGTAGATATCTCTCACAAATATACACAGCTCGCCCGAGACACTTCAGGTGCATCGGCCGCGGCCTCGAACGCTGACGTTTCAACTAGATTAAGAACCGGTGTTCAAGAACTTGGACAGACCTGTATCGACATAGTACGCGCAGCTGGAACCTGTCAAATGTCACTCGGTGACGTCTACACGCAACGGGAGGTAGCCGAACACAGTAAGATCGTCACGGAGAAGGTCTCTCAAGTTTTGGCCGCTCTACAAGCTGGTTCGCGCGGTACGCAGGCATGTATCAATGCTGCGAGTACGGTATCCGGTATAATCGGTGACCTTGACACAACCATCATGTTCGCTACCGCTGGAACTCTGCACGCGGAGAACGAAGGTGACACGTTCGCCGATCATCGCGAAAACATATTGAAGACTGCTAAAGCTTTGGTGGAAGATACGAAAACGTTGGTTGCTGGTGCTGCTTCCTCGCAAGAACAATTAGCCGTAGCTGCACAAAATGCTGTCTCGACGATCGTACAACTCGCCGAAGTAGTGAAATACGGTGCTGCCAGTCTTGGTAGTCAAAATCCTGAGGCACAGGTTATGCTTATCAACGCTGTTAAAGATGTAGCCTCCGCGTTAGGCGATCTCATACACGCGACCAAAGCTGCAAGTGGCAAACCTATCAACGATCCCAGCATGGCACATTTAAAGGATTCCGCGAAG GTGATGGTGACGAATGTGACATCGTTGCTGAAAACCGTTAAGGCTGTAGAGGATGAACACACGCGTGGTACCCGTGCCTTGGAATCGACGATCGAAGCCATTGCACAGGAAATTCGTGCACTGAGTACATCGGAAGGTCAAAGGAGCAACGTTACGCCTGAGGAATTGGTACGTTGTACCAAGAGTATAACAATCTCAACGGCGAAAGCGGTGGCCGCTGGTAACAGTTGTAAACAAGACGACATCATAGCTGCTGCAAATATGGGCAGGAAGTCGATAAGCGACATGCTGATGATTTGCAAGGGGGCCGCCTACAACTGTGCGGAAACGGCCGAGCTAAGGGACAGAACTTTGCAGGCAGGCCATGACGTTGCTATGAACTACAGAGAGCTCCTTCAGGCGATACTTCAGATAGCGTCTAGATCGGGCGACGCTAAGCATACACTACCACCAATATCTCGGAAGATCGCTCAAAGCGTCACGGAATTGGTGGCCGTCGCTGAGTTATTGAAAGGAAACGACTGGGTCGATCCTGACGATCCCACTGTAATCGCTGAAAACGAACTGTTGGGTGCAGCTGCCAGTATCGACGCTGCTGCGAAGAAGCTAGCGAGTCTTAGACCAAGAAGAAGTATTCAG gAGGCCAACGAAGATATGAATTTCGACGACATGATCTTAGAAGCGGCCAAATCTATCGCCGCTGCTACGTCCGCTCTCATCAAAGCGGCCAGTGCTGCCCAAAGAGAATTAATCGCAACCGGTAAAGTATCACGAACACCTTTAACCAGCTCCGATGATGGTCAATGGTCAGAAGGATTAATATCAGCAGCAAGGATGGTAGCCGCAGCTACTCATAGTCTCGTTGAATCTGCAAATGCTTTGGTACAAGGTGTCAGTTctgaagaaaaattgatttcaaGCGCTAAACAAGTTGCCAGTAGTACCGCTCAACTTTTGGTTGCGTGCAAGGTCAAAGCTGATCCAGACAGCGATAGTACCAAACGTTTACAAGCGGCTGGTAACGCTGTGAAACGTGCAACAGATAATCTCGTGCGTGCTGCACAACAAGCTATTCAACAGGAGGAGGATCGTTCCTTGATTTTAAATCGTAGAATGGTCGGTGGTATAGCACAAGAAATCAATGCAAGATCAGAGGTTTTACGTATAGAACGTGAACTCGAGGAAGCTCGAGGCAGACTCACTGCCATTAGACAAGCCAAATACAAAGGATCTTCTTTGTCTTATATACAAGAACGTGAAATGTCATACGAAAAATGTACTCGTACCTTCGACAAGAATTATGTCGTGCAAATGTAA